One stretch of Thermococcus sp. 21S9 DNA includes these proteins:
- the udg gene encoding type-4 uracil-DNA glycosylase, with amino-acid sequence MGKEELMRKLEEKIRNCQKCPLGQLRTNAVPGSGSYDAKVMFVGEAPGYWEDQKGLPFVGRAGKVLDELLAGIGLSRDEVYITNIVKCRPPENRDPTEEEIKACAPYLDRQIDIIMPKVIVPLGRHSMRYILEKFGFKPEPISKIHGKTFEARTIFGKIIIMPMYHPAAALYRPPIREELEKDFVKLAKILEEIV; translated from the coding sequence ATGGGAAAGGAAGAGCTCATGAGAAAGCTCGAAGAGAAAATCAGGAACTGTCAGAAGTGCCCCCTTGGCCAGCTCAGGACGAACGCCGTTCCCGGCTCTGGAAGCTACGACGCCAAAGTTATGTTCGTCGGTGAGGCGCCGGGCTACTGGGAAGACCAGAAAGGGCTACCTTTCGTGGGCAGGGCAGGAAAGGTCCTTGACGAACTCCTCGCAGGGATAGGCCTGAGCAGGGACGAGGTTTACATCACCAACATTGTCAAATGTCGCCCACCGGAAAACCGCGACCCGACGGAGGAGGAGATTAAAGCCTGTGCCCCTTACCTCGACAGGCAGATTGACATAATAATGCCGAAGGTCATAGTCCCCCTCGGCAGGCACTCGATGCGCTACATACTGGAGAAGTTCGGGTTCAAACCCGAGCCGATAAGCAAAATTCACGGAAAAACCTTCGAAGCGAGGACCATCTTCGGGAAGATAATCATAATGCCCATGTATCATCCGGCCGCGGCACTGTACCGGCCTCCAATCCGGGAGGAGCTTGAGAAGGACTTCGTCAAACTGGCGAAAATACTCGAGGAAATTGTCTGA
- a CDS encoding DUF2079 domain-containing protein, which produces MVKLEFKIQLSPYDITAVLIASVYSLVMVRLSFLKFEYFKYTSLDLGIFTQSLSSFLTGRPLFNTVEWQLYGVTNHFGVHFQPILLLLVPVFKLFPSTKTLLAIQSLALGFSVLIAYLLAKKVLNKRTAIALTALYAFNSSLIGINLFEFHPVSLAVPLFLLAVYFLIDGNVIGFYATTALILLTKEDAFIGVLSLSLWWALRHGFSVENLRKNLRFVFLAGLAVIYGLIVIKLVIPHFGNGYLYGHLYRHFHLTGKKLAYFLLFNLSFGLLPLFLPRNWVLLTLPWLENLLASRPSQYTFGFHYPYMLLPLSFVGAVFALKELELRKVLPVLLAVGLLASWATMPIAREIPEEPLSIVHYSVLEPMPGYKTAWTVVDALLKTNLSVYTQPAFYPALAVKENVYVYPAGIKPDLVFVDVRTYHGRLYLKRLREMVGGRYVLVYSKNGIEVYEMAGLKLPLPLEELD; this is translated from the coding sequence ATGGTGAAACTTGAATTTAAAATTCAGTTATCCCCTTACGATATCACCGCGGTTCTCATTGCATCAGTTTATTCGCTCGTTATGGTTCGTTTAAGTTTCCTGAAGTTCGAGTACTTCAAATACACGAGCCTTGACCTCGGAATCTTCACCCAGTCCCTATCGAGTTTCCTCACCGGGAGACCCCTTTTCAACACCGTCGAGTGGCAACTCTACGGTGTCACCAATCACTTTGGCGTTCACTTCCAGCCGATTCTCCTGCTCCTCGTTCCCGTTTTCAAACTCTTTCCGTCCACGAAGACCCTCCTGGCAATTCAGAGCCTTGCCCTTGGTTTTTCAGTCCTAATCGCCTACCTGCTTGCCAAAAAGGTCCTGAATAAGAGAACGGCGATTGCGCTGACGGCGCTCTACGCCTTCAACTCGTCTCTCATTGGAATAAATCTCTTCGAGTTCCACCCCGTATCTCTGGCCGTTCCGCTCTTTCTCCTCGCCGTTTACTTCCTCATCGACGGGAACGTCATCGGCTTCTACGCCACGACGGCTCTGATACTATTGACCAAGGAGGACGCGTTCATCGGTGTTTTATCGCTCTCGCTGTGGTGGGCCCTCCGCCACGGCTTTTCCGTCGAAAACCTCCGGAAAAACCTCCGCTTTGTATTCCTTGCGGGGCTGGCGGTCATCTACGGCCTCATCGTCATCAAACTCGTTATCCCTCACTTCGGAAACGGCTACCTATACGGTCACCTGTACAGGCACTTTCACCTGACCGGAAAGAAGCTCGCCTACTTCCTCCTCTTCAACCTGAGTTTTGGCCTTCTCCCGCTCTTCCTTCCCCGGAACTGGGTTCTCCTGACTCTTCCGTGGCTTGAGAACCTCTTAGCTTCAAGACCGAGCCAGTACACCTTCGGCTTCCATTACCCGTACATGCTCCTTCCACTCTCGTTCGTTGGCGCGGTATTCGCCCTGAAGGAGCTCGAACTGAGAAAGGTCCTTCCCGTTCTGCTCGCCGTTGGTCTTCTAGCTTCCTGGGCTACGATGCCCATTGCAAGGGAAATCCCTGAGGAACCGCTTTCAATCGTCCACTATTCCGTTCTTGAACCCATGCCGGGTTATAAAACCGCCTGGACAGTTGTTGATGCACTCTTGAAGACCAATCTCTCGGTTTACACCCAGCCGGCTTTTTATCCGGCCCTGGCGGTTAAGGAAAACGTCTACGTCTATCCCGCGGGGATTAAGCCGGATTTGGTGTTCGTGGACGTGAGGACGTATCACGGAAGGCTCTACCTGAAGAGACTGAGGGAGATGGTCGGTGGGAGGTACGTGCTCGTTTACTCAAAGAATGGAATTGAGGTTTATGAGATGGCGGGTTTAAAGCTCCCTCTTCCCCTCGAAGAACTTGATTAG
- a CDS encoding methyl-accepting chemotaxis protein has protein sequence MQFRKKILLTMVAAVLVTLLLGATIVGYSTMKMKGQIHTVLNDQLNDQLPKMMDQGIQKPIEEEAGTISVGAAKLGAKLFDDYFEKMKIMGTVATQAVQVAYSEYPYGSPEFREFLLNRFKAIKELDPNVANVYFGSATGDMFIYPVVQLPEGYDPRKRPWYQEAVAKNGPVWTEPYKDASTGKWIVTYSEPVYVNGKLVGVIGVDVFVSTLIEQAKEIKIGQSGYIAIINQQGTVIVHPNESLVQKLNINDVDSLKPLANILKSGNDSGWVVYEFQGVIKVAGYQRMKTTGWIVLAIVPLHELTDPLTNSIEAVLKQSTEKITAQITTTLDNAIRDSMLGSLLAAAVGLVMILVAYKILNDTLKPLEKLRDVAQALAEGRLSEVNRKLKQIRYLEDDEIGALIKAFEAVGKDLVGTLNAIATKLERLAEGDLSNGLSMEAKGELKEILEDLRDTTHKLKGLIGEIVAVTDELEKKANILAQISSDVTDAINQVNEAVQQVSIEAQRQQESINEITEGMRFVAETSAESVRAIEEFEGAVNEVVNIATEGREKGEISAQQIESIQEMMNDIEGAVSKIAEMSRSIEEITDVITNIAEQTNLLALNAAIEAARAGEAGRGFAVVAQEIRKLAEESKQAADNIKNIIDQITSEIRDAAERTEKGVRVVGESAETLRETVTYLTNIADLLQEASGRMGEVKEQVLRTQEEVDKALRALENLAASAEETTASAEEVSSAVEEQTAATEELERAAKDLKNIVEQLRNIISKFKL, from the coding sequence ATGCAATTCCGCAAAAAGATACTCCTAACTATGGTAGCAGCGGTTCTTGTCACGCTCCTCCTTGGGGCAACGATTGTTGGGTACTCAACGATGAAGATGAAGGGGCAGATTCACACGGTCCTGAACGACCAGCTCAACGACCAATTGCCCAAGATGATGGACCAGGGCATTCAAAAGCCCATCGAGGAAGAGGCGGGCACCATCTCAGTTGGCGCCGCAAAGCTCGGAGCGAAACTCTTCGATGACTACTTCGAGAAGATGAAGATAATGGGAACCGTTGCCACCCAGGCGGTTCAGGTGGCCTACTCCGAGTACCCTTACGGCAGTCCCGAGTTCAGGGAGTTCCTGCTGAACAGGTTCAAAGCTATCAAAGAGCTTGACCCCAACGTCGCCAACGTCTACTTCGGCTCGGCCACTGGAGACATGTTCATATATCCAGTCGTCCAGCTCCCAGAGGGATACGACCCGAGGAAGAGGCCCTGGTACCAGGAAGCGGTGGCGAAGAACGGTCCCGTCTGGACTGAACCCTACAAGGACGCCTCAACGGGGAAGTGGATTGTCACGTATTCCGAGCCCGTTTACGTTAACGGAAAGCTCGTAGGAGTCATAGGCGTTGACGTTTTTGTATCCACGCTCATCGAGCAGGCCAAGGAGATAAAGATTGGCCAGAGCGGTTACATAGCGATAATCAACCAGCAGGGAACCGTCATAGTCCATCCTAACGAGAGCCTTGTCCAGAAGTTGAACATCAACGACGTTGATTCCCTGAAGCCCCTGGCAAACATCCTCAAGTCCGGAAACGACTCCGGGTGGGTTGTCTACGAGTTCCAGGGAGTTATCAAGGTCGCAGGCTACCAGAGGATGAAAACGACCGGATGGATAGTGCTGGCCATTGTTCCCCTCCACGAGCTAACGGACCCGCTCACCAACTCCATCGAGGCCGTTCTCAAGCAGAGCACCGAGAAGATAACGGCACAGATTACCACGACCCTTGACAACGCCATCAGGGATTCAATGCTCGGCTCACTGCTCGCCGCCGCGGTGGGATTGGTCATGATACTCGTGGCCTACAAGATTCTCAACGACACCCTCAAACCGCTCGAGAAGCTCAGGGACGTTGCCCAGGCCCTTGCCGAAGGCCGGCTGAGTGAGGTAAACAGGAAGCTCAAGCAGATTCGCTATCTGGAGGACGACGAGATTGGCGCGCTTATCAAGGCCTTTGAGGCGGTAGGAAAAGACCTCGTGGGAACGCTGAACGCAATAGCAACAAAACTCGAACGTCTCGCAGAGGGTGATTTAAGCAACGGCCTTAGCATGGAGGCCAAGGGTGAACTCAAGGAAATCCTTGAGGACCTCCGCGATACCACCCACAAGCTCAAGGGCTTGATAGGGGAAATAGTGGCGGTCACCGACGAACTCGAAAAGAAGGCAAACATTCTGGCACAGATATCGAGTGATGTTACCGATGCGATTAATCAGGTTAACGAAGCCGTCCAGCAGGTCAGCATCGAGGCGCAGAGACAGCAGGAGAGCATCAACGAGATAACCGAGGGAATGCGCTTCGTTGCAGAAACCAGCGCCGAAAGCGTCAGGGCCATAGAAGAGTTTGAGGGGGCGGTTAACGAAGTCGTCAACATCGCCACGGAGGGCAGGGAGAAGGGTGAAATCTCAGCCCAGCAGATAGAGAGCATACAGGAGATGATGAACGACATTGAAGGCGCCGTCAGCAAGATAGCGGAGATGAGCAGGAGTATTGAGGAGATTACGGATGTGATTACGAACATTGCTGAGCAGACTAACTTACTTGCCCTCAACGCGGCTATTGAGGCGGCAAGGGCTGGAGAGGCAGGCAGGGGCTTTGCGGTAGTTGCCCAGGAGATTAGGAAGCTTGCTGAAGAGAGCAAGCAGGCCGCTGACAACATCAAGAACATCATCGACCAGATTACGAGTGAAATTCGGGACGCTGCGGAGAGAACCGAGAAAGGTGTCAGAGTTGTAGGTGAGAGTGCCGAGACCCTCAGGGAGACCGTTACTTACCTCACAAACATTGCAGACCTCCTCCAGGAGGCCAGTGGCAGAATGGGCGAAGTGAAAGAACAGGTCCTCAGGACGCAGGAGGAGGTTGATAAGGCGTTGCGTGCTTTGGAGAATTTGGCTGCGAGTGCTGAGGAAACGACCGCCAGTGCGGAGGAGGTTAGTTCTGCCGTGGAGGAGCAGACTGCGGCAACGGAAGAACTCGAAAGGGCTGCGAAAGACCTCAAAAACATCGTTGAACAGCTCAGAAACATCATCAGCAAATTTAAACTCTGA
- a CDS encoding DUF3213 domain-containing protein — MVVNPDKKLTRLELEFDKGNWELATAKQYELLTKAEVWRAFLNSYTGRGFVVFDEEALSRDEILESLKDLNARVRGERKLTVEELIESSYSWNNILGRV, encoded by the coding sequence ATGGTCGTCAATCCCGATAAGAAGCTCACCAGGCTTGAGCTTGAGTTCGATAAGGGGAACTGGGAACTCGCAACGGCCAAGCAGTACGAGCTCCTGACGAAGGCTGAGGTATGGCGGGCCTTCCTCAACAGCTACACCGGCAGGGGCTTCGTGGTCTTCGATGAGGAGGCCCTTTCACGGGACGAAATCCTCGAGTCACTTAAGGACCTCAACGCCAGGGTCCGCGGGGAAAGGAAGCTGACCGTCGAAGAGCTCATAGAGTCCAGCTACTCCTGGAACAACATACTCGGAAGGGTCTAA
- a CDS encoding CidB/LrgB family autolysis modulator, giving the protein MNPYGIALTLAVFYVFSELHARRKAFYTNPVLLSIITIAVILKLGNVSYESYMESAVFLKFLLGPAVVSLAIPVYKNRALIARYAKEISLGILIGGTTAILSAYWTAQVLGASETVLRSIAPKSVTTAIAIGVSAKIGGIPSLTAVLVITTGLLGNAFAPELLDLFGIRDRIARGLATGVSSHGLGTARIITEDELAGAVSGLAMALNGVFTAILLPYLIKVI; this is encoded by the coding sequence ATGAACCCCTACGGAATAGCCCTGACGCTCGCGGTGTTCTACGTCTTCTCGGAGCTCCACGCGAGGAGAAAGGCGTTCTACACGAACCCGGTCCTGCTCTCGATAATCACAATCGCAGTAATCCTCAAGCTTGGAAACGTTTCCTACGAATCGTACATGGAAAGCGCGGTCTTCCTCAAGTTCCTGCTCGGGCCTGCCGTCGTGAGCCTGGCAATCCCGGTCTACAAGAACAGGGCGCTTATAGCCAGGTACGCAAAAGAAATCTCGCTGGGAATTCTAATTGGTGGCACCACCGCAATACTGAGCGCCTACTGGACGGCCCAGGTACTCGGCGCGAGCGAAACCGTCCTTCGGAGCATAGCCCCCAAAAGCGTGACGACTGCCATAGCCATAGGCGTGAGCGCGAAGATAGGTGGAATCCCATCGCTGACGGCGGTTCTGGTGATAACGACCGGACTGCTCGGCAACGCTTTCGCGCCAGAGTTATTGGACCTCTTCGGAATTAGGGACAGAATAGCGAGGGGTCTGGCAACGGGGGTTTCCTCACACGGCCTTGGAACGGCGAGGATAATAACCGAGGATGAACTGGCCGGAGCCGTGAGCGGGTTAGCCATGGCCCTGAACGGGGTCTTTACCGCCATCCTTCTTCCGTATCTCATCAAAGTCATCTAA
- a CDS encoding class I SAM-dependent methyltransferase, producing MSFREKYSRIARHYETLEKPLDRFFCPLRKRAVSFVAGRTLEVGVGVGKTLRYYPKDVELCGIDAVPEALEIAREKARKLNLNACFEVADVEKLPFPDNSFDTVLSSFVFCTVPSPEKGMKEILRVLKPGGRAVFLEHTKSDSVLLNYLFLLPLKLPLRLLLDDDPLRETHKLVSKHFEIEREERYYRGIVRLIVARKPAESKTFKAPSP from the coding sequence ATGTCGTTCAGGGAGAAGTATTCCCGCATAGCGAGACACTACGAGACCCTTGAGAAACCCCTCGACAGGTTTTTCTGTCCGCTAAGGAAGAGGGCGGTTTCCTTTGTGGCGGGGAGAACCCTTGAGGTCGGCGTTGGCGTCGGGAAAACGTTGCGCTATTATCCAAAAGACGTTGAGCTCTGTGGAATAGATGCCGTTCCCGAGGCCCTTGAAATTGCCCGGGAGAAAGCCAGAAAGCTTAACCTGAATGCCTGTTTTGAGGTTGCCGACGTTGAGAAACTTCCCTTCCCGGACAACAGTTTTGACACCGTTCTGAGCTCCTTCGTCTTCTGCACCGTTCCGAGCCCGGAGAAGGGAATGAAGGAAATCCTCCGCGTTTTAAAGCCAGGTGGAAGGGCGGTTTTCCTCGAGCACACGAAGAGCGACTCGGTTCTGCTCAACTACCTGTTTCTCCTTCCCCTGAAGTTGCCGTTGAGGTTACTCCTCGATGACGACCCTCTCAGGGAGACGCATAAACTGGTCTCGAAGCACTTTGAAATCGAGCGCGAGGAGCGCTATTACCGCGGAATCGTCCGTTTAATCGTCGCGCGGAAGCCTGCTGAGAGTAAAACTTTTAAAGCTCCCTCCCCTTAA
- a CDS encoding CidA/LrgA family protein → MKPYRGLAIIFGFYALGEMVSSGLNLPVPGSVLGMLFLLSALLSGAVKLEWVENEAELFVKNMSVLFIPPGVGIVTYLGLIKAQLVPISVALVLSFIVTLFVTAKTVEVVRR, encoded by the coding sequence ATGAAGCCATATCGAGGACTGGCGATAATATTCGGTTTCTACGCGCTCGGCGAGATGGTCAGTTCTGGCCTTAACCTTCCTGTCCCGGGTAGCGTTCTCGGGATGCTGTTCCTGCTCTCGGCGCTTCTGAGCGGTGCCGTGAAGCTCGAATGGGTTGAAAACGAGGCCGAGCTCTTCGTGAAGAACATGAGCGTCCTCTTCATCCCGCCGGGAGTCGGGATAGTCACCTACCTCGGCCTGATAAAGGCCCAGCTCGTTCCGATATCGGTCGCTCTGGTTCTCAGCTTCATCGTTACGCTCTTCGTGACCGCAAAAACCGTGGAGGTCGTTCGGAGATGA
- the tes gene encoding tetraether lipid synthase Tes: protein MAENIGEVPSGEKEFEQLTRRLRDIVEFPEISEEEFEEMLKTASRVYGGPLPHRTYSLCPETRRVVPALVWEKDGRVWITKRCPEGMITDLYYESVEQYYRFQRWKYDFKLKSVNVENSGVNCPFDCGMCARHRSHTNLLNIVLTNRCNLSCWYCFFYAKEGQPIYEPTLEQIRMMLRNAKKQYPVGANAVQFTGGEPTLRDDLIEIIKIAKEEGYDHVQLNTDGIKLAFEPELVKKIRQAGTNTLYLSYDGMTPQTNWKNHWEIPLIFENVRKAGGPGIVLVPTTIRNVNDHELGAIINFGLNHLDIVRGVNFQPISLVGRVPKKERQRFRITIPGAIKRIEEQTNGVIEMDDWYPIPIAGHIARFFEAFSGSRYYMTSHYCCGAATYIFLDRENKRVVPISKFLDVEGFVEYLEEKAEEIEKWKKLGKLQKLKLGTEIFLKFRSFYDDKYAPKGLKVLDLIKNAFVHGNYDALGKFHENALFLGMMHFMDEYNYDVERVERCVIHYALPDGRVVPFCTFNVIPELYRDKVQAQFSYTWDEWKALHPDWDYWSDKYRRTKEFVEKMKKSEVYRKTYIDIEDYFGLRN, encoded by the coding sequence ATGGCCGAGAACATCGGTGAGGTACCGAGCGGTGAAAAAGAGTTTGAACAGCTCACCAGAAGGCTCAGGGATATAGTCGAGTTCCCTGAAATAAGCGAGGAAGAGTTTGAGGAGATGCTCAAAACCGCGAGCAGGGTTTATGGTGGCCCGTTGCCCCATAGGACGTATTCTCTCTGCCCTGAGACGAGACGTGTGGTTCCAGCCCTTGTGTGGGAGAAGGACGGCAGGGTGTGGATAACCAAGCGCTGTCCCGAGGGAATGATAACCGACCTCTACTACGAGAGCGTTGAGCAGTACTACCGCTTCCAGCGCTGGAAGTACGACTTCAAGCTCAAGAGCGTCAACGTTGAGAACTCCGGTGTTAACTGTCCCTTTGATTGTGGTATGTGCGCCAGGCATCGCTCCCATACGAACCTGCTCAACATCGTTCTAACAAACCGGTGCAACCTGTCGTGCTGGTACTGCTTCTTCTACGCCAAGGAGGGCCAGCCGATTTACGAGCCGACTCTCGAGCAGATTAGAATGATGCTCCGCAACGCCAAGAAGCAGTATCCTGTTGGAGCGAACGCCGTCCAGTTCACCGGCGGTGAGCCGACCCTCCGCGACGACCTCATCGAGATTATCAAGATTGCGAAGGAAGAAGGTTACGACCACGTCCAGCTCAACACCGACGGAATAAAGCTCGCCTTCGAGCCCGAACTCGTGAAGAAAATACGCCAGGCGGGAACCAACACCCTCTACCTGAGCTACGATGGAATGACGCCCCAGACCAACTGGAAGAACCATTGGGAGATTCCGCTCATCTTCGAGAACGTGAGGAAGGCTGGAGGGCCGGGAATAGTCCTCGTGCCGACAACGATTAGGAACGTCAACGACCACGAGCTTGGGGCCATAATCAACTTCGGTCTCAACCACCTCGACATAGTGAGGGGTGTTAACTTCCAGCCGATTTCCCTCGTCGGAAGGGTTCCCAAGAAGGAGCGCCAGAGGTTCAGGATAACGATTCCGGGAGCGATAAAGCGCATAGAGGAACAGACCAACGGCGTAATCGAGATGGACGACTGGTACCCGATTCCGATAGCAGGGCACATAGCGAGGTTCTTCGAGGCGTTCTCCGGTTCGCGCTACTACATGACGAGCCACTACTGCTGTGGTGCCGCGACGTACATCTTCCTCGACCGCGAGAACAAGCGCGTCGTTCCGATAAGCAAGTTCCTCGACGTTGAGGGCTTCGTCGAGTACCTCGAGGAGAAGGCGGAGGAGATAGAGAAGTGGAAGAAGCTCGGCAAGCTCCAGAAGCTCAAGCTTGGAACCGAGATATTCCTCAAGTTCCGCTCGTTCTACGACGACAAGTACGCCCCGAAGGGTCTCAAGGTGCTCGACCTCATAAAGAACGCTTTCGTCCACGGCAACTACGACGCCCTCGGAAAGTTCCACGAAAACGCCCTGTTCCTCGGTATGATGCACTTCATGGACGAGTACAACTACGACGTGGAGAGGGTTGAACGCTGTGTCATCCACTACGCCCTGCCCGACGGAAGGGTCGTGCCCTTCTGTACCTTCAACGTGATTCCAGAGCTCTACCGCGACAAGGTGCAGGCCCAGTTCAGCTACACCTGGGACGAGTGGAAAGCCCTTCACCCCGACTGGGACTACTGGAGCGACAAGTATAGGAGAACCAAGGAGTTCGTCGAGAAGATGAAGAAGAGCGAGGTTTACAGGAAGACGTACATCGACATAGAGGACTACTTCGGGCTGAGGAACTGA
- a CDS encoding Na+/H+ antiporter NhaC family protein: MTDFGVLSLLPPLVAIVLAIWTKRVILALFAGVWIGGVMASGWNPIAGTTQTLDWIVGNATDDWNVKILLFDFLIGAGVGLIYKSGGAFAVGRALASKVRTSRGASVMGWLLGVLIFFDDYTNTIIVGNTMRPITDRTRVSREMLAYIDDSTAAPVAGIAVVSTWIGYEVGLIGDSFNKLNVDLTSVGGAYGAWMHSVPFRFYSILAIILVFLVAFFHRHYGAMLKAEMRARTTGKVLRDGAKPLMTTEVDLGQPKEGGSVHIFIWPILTLIFVTLYGMWYTGGGSEAYTEGGLMNVLGNSDSALALLWGSFSMVVVAFALVLATRQMTIEEAEDAIIRGMKQMVIANTILLLAWSIKSATDAVGTAPYIVDLAKSAGVSGGWVPLIVFLISMFISFTTGTSWGTFSIMLPIAIPLAYGVTGNVGPEVFASIGAVFAGGIFGDHCSPISDTTIMSSMFSGSDHIDHVTTQIPYAVTASSVGLVLYVLFGLGLRNALILLGIGFVLLIIAWYVLSEWYGKKYGVPHGKVPIYVVEE, from the coding sequence GTGACGGACTTTGGAGTGTTGTCCCTGCTTCCACCGCTGGTTGCGATTGTTCTGGCAATATGGACGAAGAGGGTTATTCTCGCACTGTTCGCAGGTGTATGGATTGGAGGAGTCATGGCCTCGGGATGGAACCCAATAGCGGGAACAACTCAGACCCTGGACTGGATTGTTGGAAACGCCACCGACGATTGGAACGTTAAGATACTGCTATTCGACTTCCTGATTGGTGCGGGCGTTGGGCTGATATACAAGTCCGGCGGTGCTTTTGCCGTTGGACGCGCCCTGGCGAGTAAGGTAAGGACGAGCAGGGGAGCTTCGGTCATGGGCTGGCTCCTTGGCGTGCTGATATTCTTCGACGACTACACCAACACCATCATCGTCGGAAACACCATGAGGCCCATAACCGACAGGACGCGCGTTTCCAGGGAGATGCTGGCGTACATAGACGACTCAACAGCCGCGCCGGTCGCGGGAATAGCGGTCGTCTCAACGTGGATTGGTTACGAGGTCGGCCTCATAGGGGACTCTTTCAACAAGCTCAACGTTGATTTGACCTCGGTCGGAGGAGCTTACGGCGCATGGATGCACAGCGTTCCCTTCAGGTTCTACTCGATTCTGGCGATAATCCTCGTGTTCCTCGTGGCCTTCTTCCACAGGCACTACGGTGCCATGCTCAAGGCCGAAATGCGCGCCAGGACCACCGGGAAGGTTCTCCGCGACGGTGCAAAGCCGTTGATGACAACCGAGGTTGACCTTGGACAGCCCAAGGAGGGCGGAAGCGTACACATTTTCATATGGCCGATACTCACGCTGATATTCGTTACCCTGTACGGAATGTGGTACACCGGAGGAGGAAGCGAGGCCTACACCGAAGGCGGGCTCATGAACGTCCTTGGAAACTCCGATTCAGCCCTCGCACTGCTCTGGGGCAGTTTCTCAATGGTCGTCGTCGCGTTCGCCCTCGTCCTCGCGACTAGGCAGATGACGATTGAAGAAGCTGAGGACGCCATAATCCGCGGTATGAAGCAGATGGTCATAGCCAACACGATACTGCTCCTCGCCTGGAGTATCAAGAGCGCCACCGACGCCGTCGGAACCGCGCCGTACATCGTTGACCTGGCCAAGAGCGCCGGAGTCAGCGGAGGCTGGGTTCCGCTGATAGTGTTCCTCATCTCGATGTTCATTTCCTTCACAACGGGAACCAGCTGGGGAACCTTCAGCATAATGCTCCCGATAGCGATACCCCTCGCCTATGGAGTCACCGGAAACGTCGGTCCGGAGGTCTTCGCCAGCATCGGTGCCGTCTTTGCCGGTGGTATCTTCGGCGACCACTGCTCCCCGATAAGCGATACAACAATCATGAGTTCGATGTTCAGCGGTTCCGACCACATAGACCACGTTACGACCCAGATACCCTACGCCGTAACCGCTTCCAGCGTCGGCCTCGTGCTCTACGTGCTCTTCGGCCTTGGCCTCAGGAACGCCCTCATCCTGCTTGGCATAGGCTTCGTACTGCTCATAATAGCCTGGTACGTCCTCAGCGAGTGGTACGGCAAGAAGTACGGCGTTCCGCACGGCAAAGTCCCAATATACGTGGTCGAAGAGTGA
- a CDS encoding Tfx family DNA-binding protein, whose protein sequence is MKSFLTEQQIKILRLRARGLKQSEIAELLGTSRANVSILERRALEKVEKARNTLLLWEQINSKVSVEVKRGDDIFEVPDRLFRKADELGVKVPYSTAEIIAFLVEHAPVEDRLAKRDFTLFLDANDRLRVSECILDDFDEIRKKDGGKDPVQGHG, encoded by the coding sequence ATGAAGAGCTTTTTGACCGAACAGCAGATTAAGATTCTCCGTCTCCGCGCGAGAGGCCTTAAACAGAGCGAGATTGCCGAGCTCCTCGGCACGAGCAGGGCCAACGTTAGTATACTGGAGAGAAGGGCCCTGGAAAAGGTTGAAAAGGCTAGGAACACCCTTCTTCTCTGGGAGCAGATTAACTCAAAGGTCAGCGTTGAGGTGAAGCGGGGCGACGACATATTCGAGGTTCCGGACAGGCTCTTCAGGAAGGCCGACGAGCTCGGGGTTAAGGTGCCATACAGCACGGCGGAGATAATAGCATTTCTCGTCGAGCACGCCCCCGTTGAGGACAGGCTGGCGAAGAGGGACTTCACTCTCTTCCTCGACGCCAACGACAGGCTTCGCGTCAGCGAGTGCATCTTAGATGACTTTGATGAGATACGGAAGAAGGATGGCGGTAAAGACCCCGTTCAGGGCCATGGCTAA
- a CDS encoding DUF2103 domain-containing protein: MPKYFRKGVKREHHFLKGLEKPLEEIASIPGVKKVIPGRIYASDSRGFEIKVTRETQTGLKLVAKSDGSVQEVFLVVDKADRARVREEIILLSEDWTK; the protein is encoded by the coding sequence ATGCCCAAGTACTTCCGCAAAGGCGTCAAGAGGGAGCACCACTTCCTCAAGGGCCTTGAGAAACCGCTCGAGGAGATAGCCTCGATTCCCGGCGTCAAGAAGGTAATCCCGGGCAGGATTTACGCAAGCGATTCCCGGGGATTTGAGATTAAGGTGACGCGGGAAACGCAGACCGGCCTTAAGCTCGTCGCCAAGAGCGATGGAAGTGTTCAGGAGGTGTTTCTCGTCGTTGACAAGGCCGACCGGGCCAGGGTCCGCGAAGAAATAATCCTTCTCTCAGAGGATTGGACGAAATAA